A stretch of the Conger conger chromosome 3, fConCon1.1, whole genome shotgun sequence genome encodes the following:
- the LOC133124789 gene encoding LRRN4 C-terminal-like protein: protein MAAPDFPALSLLIALVFLLNGYLADPLKAPEGNSTSARPMITPFRIRYVTGPSDYDYKDEEDENKPTSIAQPQDQTPKLIPRPCDYNPCQDQQVPCAQLAALSDCLCPGVTGPQELPEAPSLGKIVQEGSETVVTWCAPHSSVSSYRVVVDGGEPLVFGERLRRAVLGGLAAGARVCVEAVNDAGTSTPSPQSCKEYEPPGDEGLSLRAGIIGGGLGFILLLSLSALLLWKFNSCRKPGSDSEGLGNLSYSSEGPL from the coding sequence ATGGCAGCTCCTGATTTTCCAGCATTGTCGCTACTGATCGCCTTAGTCTTCCTGTTGAACGGCTACTTGGCCGACCCGCTCAAGGCCCCAGAGGGTAACAGCACGTCAGCTAGGCCTATGATAACCCCCTTTCGAATCCGCTACGTGACGGGCCCCTCCGACTACGACTATAAAGACGAGGAGGATGAAAACAAACCCACAAGCATCGCCCAGCCCCAGGACCAAACCCCGAAATTAATCCCGCGACCCTGCGACTACAACCCGTGCCAGGACCAGCAGGTGCCCTGTGCCCAGCTCGCAGCCCTCAGTGACTGCCTGTGCCCCGGGGTCACCGGGCCTCAGGAACTCCCAGAGGCGCCCTCTTTGGGGAAGATCGTCCAGGAGGGGTCGGAGACGGTTGTCACGTGGTGCGCCCCACACTCCTCGGTGTCCTCCTACCGGGTGGTGGTGGATGGCGGGGAGCCCCTGGTTTTCGGGGAGCGGCTGAGGAGGGCGGTGTTAGGGGGGCTGGCGGCGGgggcgagggtgtgtgtggaggctgtGAATGACGCCGGCACCAGCACCCCCTCGCCGCAGTCCTGTAAGGAGTACGAGCCCCCGGGCGATGAGGGCCTGTCACTCAGGGCGGGGATAATCGGAGGAGGCTTGGGGTTCATTCTGCTTCTTTCTCTGTCCGCACTGCTGCTCTGGAAATTCAACTCCTGCAGGAAACCAGGGAGTGACAGTGAGGGCCTGGGGAACCTCTCGTACAGCTCCGAGGGCCCCCTTTGA